The DNA sequence CCCGAATCTGCTGCTGAATCTCCAGGTAGCGTGACATGCACAGAGAGCCGTGGAATCACAACCGCCAGACGGTGAGGCCCGCTTTCTGCAGCGCCTTGAGGTCGAACTGGCTCTTGACGTCGATGAAGCACCCTCGCTCGACCACTTTCGTGAGGTAATCGGCCAGCGATCGCTCCAAGAACCGTCGATGCGCCACTGCCACAACGATGGCATCGGCCCGCGGCAGTGATTCCCAGGGCACGAGATCCAGACCGTACTCGTGCCGCGCCTCGCCGGCATCGGCCACGGGATCGTGCACATGAACATGCATCCCGTAGGATTTCAGTTCGCTGATCACATCGATGACTCGCGTGTTGCGGATGTCAGGGCAGTTCTCCTTGAAGGTCAATCCCAGCACATTGACCTGCGAGCCCTTGATGTGCGAGCCGTTGCGAATCATGTGTTTGACGGTCTGCTCGGCGATGAACTTGCCCATTCCGTCGTTGATGCGACGCCCCGCGAGAATTACCTGTGGGTGATACCCGATCTTTTCCGCCTTGTGGGTGAGATAGTAAGGATCGACCCCGATGCAGTGCCCGCCAACGAGCCCAGGCCGGAAAGGAAGGAAGTTCCACTTGGTGCCGGCGGCCTGCAGCACTTCCAGAGTGTCGATGCCCATGCGGTCGAAGAGGATGGCCAATTCGTTCATCAACGCGATATTGAGATCACGCTGGGTATTCTCGATCACCTTGGCCGCTTCGGCCACCTTGATGCTCGATGCACGGTATACGCCCGCCGTCACGATCTCCTCGTACAGCCCCGCCACCTTATTGAGTGTTTCTTCACTGTCGCCGGAAACCACTTTGAGGATCTTCGGCAACGTGTGCTCTTTGTCGCCGGGATTGATGCGCTCCGGAGAGTAGCCGACGTGGAAGTCCCGCCGCCATTGCATGCCCGAGAACTTCTCGAGGATGGGGACGCACACCTCTTCTGTCGCACCCGGATAGACTGTCGATTCGTAGACGACCGTCGCGCCGCGCTTCATGAATTTTCCGACCGATTCGCTGGCGCCCGTCAATGCGCCCAGATCCGGCTGGTGCGCGGCATCCACCGGTGTTGGAACAGCCACGATGATGAAATCGGCCTGCCCGAGCGCTGCAGGGTCTGTGGTCACGCTGAGCAGTCGAGCGGCGCGCAGCTCCTCGCTCGACACCTCTCCAGTTGGATCGATGTGCCGTCGATAGCTCTCGACCTTGGCTTCCGACAGATCGAAGCCGATGGTCTTGCGCTTTTTTCCGAACTCCACCGCAAGCGGTAACCCGACGTATCCCAAGCCAACGACAGCAACGACGCTCATGATTCGCACCTGTTCATATCCGCATGGTCTGCCACCGAATCGGCATAATGCAAGAACCACGTTCGGCAAGTGGTCTGGAGATGAATCTCACGAAGCTCGCGGTTTGCCTTTCACGAATGACACCGAGGAAGACGCATATTGTCTTGCCCCTGCTACTCATGATTGCGCTCTACTGGTTATCCTCTATCCCGGGCACGCCGATGCCCGATGAAGCTGCCGTCCACAGGCTGTTTCTCTGGATTCCGCCCTCTGTGCAGAATCTGTTGCACGTCCCGACCTATGCCGGCCTCACG is a window from the Burkholderiales bacterium genome containing:
- a CDS encoding nucleotide sugar dehydrogenase, translating into MSVVAVVGLGYVGLPLAVEFGKKRKTIGFDLSEAKVESYRRHIDPTGEVSSEELRAARLLSVTTDPAALGQADFIIVAVPTPVDAAHQPDLGALTGASESVGKFMKRGATVVYESTVYPGATEEVCVPILEKFSGMQWRRDFHVGYSPERINPGDKEHTLPKILKVVSGDSEETLNKVAGLYEEIVTAGVYRASSIKVAEAAKVIENTQRDLNIALMNELAILFDRMGIDTLEVLQAAGTKWNFLPFRPGLVGGHCIGVDPYYLTHKAEKIGYHPQVILAGRRINDGMGKFIAEQTVKHMIRNGSHIKGSQVNVLGLTFKENCPDIRNTRVIDVISELKSYGMHVHVHDPVADAGEARHEYGLDLVPWESLPRADAIVVAVAHRRFLERSLADYLTKVVERGCFIDVKSQFDLKALQKAGLTVWRL